DNA sequence from the Leptolyngbya sp. CCY15150 genome:
GCAAGACTTACATGACTCGGGTGGAAGGCGAAAACACACGATTGCGACACTACCTGGCTCGACTGCACCGGAAGACCCTTTGCTATTCTAAGTCCGTAGACATGCTGGCTCACTCTGTACGATTGTTACTTCACTACCTGAAGTTCGGTGATGTCCCAGTTCCTCCAAGGTTCATCTCTTAATTCAGCAACGCCGCTGAGGGCATTGCTGAATGGTGGGATGATTCCGCAGCATGTTGCGTGGAGTTTCAGATCCTATAGCTAGCGGTTCATCTCTTGGTTCAGCAACACCAAACAACTACGGGTGATGTTGATTTGCAGCGACTTCTCTCCTATTTCCGATAAAGTCTATTAAACTGGTATTAATCTATCCAACCTTTCACTTCTGAATCAGTGAGTTGTCGCCCCAACTTAGCGTATTCACTCTGTGCTGAACGCAGTAGATGAGACATCATGACGGGTTGACGATTCTCGGCAGC
Encoded proteins:
- a CDS encoding IS1 family transposase is translated as KTYMTRVEGENTRLRHYLARLHRKTLCYSKSVDMLAHSVRLLLHYLKFGDVPVPPRFIS